DNA from Colletotrichum higginsianum IMI 349063 chromosome 7 map unlocalized unitig_7, whole genome shotgun sequence:
TCTTGCCGAGTACCTCGGGCGCGAACGCCGTTTCGGCAAAGGGAGGCGCTGTGTAGGTCTCGCGCACCCATGGCGAGAACGCATTCCACTCAGGCTCCAAACGCATCGATGTGTTGGAACCCCCCGAGGCCGACTCGTCCTCGAACATTCCGATCCGGTCAAACATCACTTTGAGGTCCTGCGACATCTCCTTGAACATGTCCCCACGGACCTCGTCCGTCATGGTGGACTGGGGCCACGCGGCATCGGGCTCCATCAGGAAGGCCGGCAGCACGAACGGGTAGCCCGCGAAGTGCTCGTCAGCGCCCTCGCCCGTGAGCACGACGGGCACGCCGTGCTCCCTCGGCAGCGTGGAAAGGCAGAACTTGCCCACGCTGTTCAGATCGAAGTTGTGATGCTCCGTGTGGTAGACCGCATCGGCAAAGTTGTCGGCCAGCGCGGCTTCGTCCATGTCTTTCTTCAGAATTTGCACGCCCAGCCACTCAGCGGACCGTTCGGCGATATCTAAACAAGTAGTCAGTGAGTTGCGCTCTAATAATATcccgacgccggcctcgcgtCGGACGGGGTGCGGACTCACCAGCTTCATTGAAGCCCGAGGCTTCTGGGAACTGGATGGTGAAGCAGTGAATACGCTTCGTCGCGTCCTGATTGCCCAGTTTGATCCCTTCTTCGCGTACAAGTTTTGTCACAATGCCTGCGATGACGGACGAGTCGATACCTCCAGACAGGTAAATGCCCACGGGGACATCGGCGCGAAGCCTAAGCTTCACTGCTTCTATCAGGCGCTGCCTCACTTCCTGGATCATGTCATCCACACTCCGAGTCTCCTCTTGTCGCTGGTACGTGTCAGCATCAGATAGCCACACCAAGCCATTCACTGGGTGCTGCTTACTTTATCGTTAAAATCGGGGTCCCAGTACTGGTGGTGCTGGACCTCGCCGTCTGGTGAAACTTCCATCCAAGTGCCGGGGTTCAGCTTCCAGACGTCCTTGAAGACGGTGTTGTGCGCCTGCATCGAGGATCCGCTCAGCAGACCGTGGACGTTCCACTGAGGCTCCCAGCCCAAGGCCAGAAATCCCTTCATCTCCGAGGTAAGAAGCATCCGCTTGctggcgccctcgccctggAGGGTTCCGAACATGGGCTTGATGCCGAACCTGTCCCTCGCAACAATGACCCGGCCGTCGTTCTCGTCGTACACGACGAAGGAGAATTCTCCGCGCAGGTGTTCAAAAAAGCCAGGGGCACCGTAGACCTTGTACAGGGCGACCAAGACCTCGCTATCGCAGTGACCCTTGAACTTGTACCCGTGGTCCTGGATCAACCGTTCTCTGATGGCGTCGTGGTCGTAGATCTCGCCGTTCACCACGGCGTGGATCTTGCCATCGTCACTGTGCATGGGCTGCACTCCGTCTGGGGACAAGTCGTTGATGGCCAGTCGAGCGTGGCCCAGGCCTACACCACGATGTTAATCGATAGCCACAAGCCCATGTCTAACACTCGCAACCCGTACCGATGGTCCCATCGTCGCTAACCCAGACACCAGATGCATCCGGGCCGCGATGGGCAATGGACTCGAGACTCTTCTGGAGCTGCTGACGAAGAGCGGCGTGTTCTCCACTcgagtcggcgccgtcatTGCTTCCGTTGAAGGAGCCGCTCCGCTGGAGCGTAATAGCCGCTGTGATACCGCACATGATGCCTCCAGGTTACCGAGCTATTGGGGAAAATGATAGGAAATGGGGGCGGAAGATACAGAAGAGAGCGCAGaacccttttccctcttttgGACTAGATGACATGTCTGAACTATATAAGATGGAAGACAGCAAACGACTTGCAGCCGCTTCATTCAGATTATCCCAACTCAAACGCGAGAGTCGTAGCGCAGACGCCATGATAAGCTTCCTCCAGCCTCGATAGCCAAGGTCGGGCCGAAGCGTGCAGCTTGTAGTCGCGCCTATGGGGAAGATACAGAAGATACTTTGTAAGCTCTGCCATGAGCAGCAGTTCAACCCTGAAGCAGATGAGCCACGCAATGGACGTCAAAGGGGGTCAGGACTCAAGAGTGGGCGGTCACAGTCCTGATGGAGCGGGTCTTGGCCCGGTCGCAAGAACCTAAGCCCCAGACATGCCATGATCCGGTCTTGGGGCTGCAAGTCAAGACTGATGGTGAGACAAGATGAAGATGCTTGGTTGAACGGGCGATGTACGTAGGGACGTTGTTGACGTTCGGGTGATTGTTGGACGTCTGCACGGATGAAAAGGGGCTTCGGACATGGCCATACAGCGCAGCTACTCAACAGCTGGCAGCAGCTGCCACGAATGGAGAGTCAcggcccccttccccctttctctctttcagTTATTGGTGACATGCTTGAGTTACGAATCTTCCATCTTCCACATATAAGCTGCCTCCCGCATTCATACCTCAAGCCTCCACGGACTCGATGCGGGACATTCAGTGCGATATGCATGTACGCTCCTGACGGCGTACTCTGTCAAACAAACGTGTCAATATTCGAAACAACAAAACACAACCCGCCCCCCGGAGATCCCCTACATCAAAACCGCCAGACCCCAGGACTCCGCAACAGCGCGAGTCCGAACGTCCTGCAGGACGCAAAACCAAGCCAGACTAGCAAAATGACATGTGCACAGGCTTTCTCGGGTGGTTTGACTTGCTCAACTCTCAGCTTGAACATTGTCATGTAAGTTCTGATTAAAAGACGCCGCAACTACCCTTTAGCTAACATTGGATGCGGATGACAGGTGCCGCAAAACGTTGTCTATGGCGGATGTGGCGGTCTTGACGACGGTCTCCTTGGTCGTCGCCCCAATGTGTGGTGTACTGACCACGCGCCCGGTTTCCCACAATGCCTGGTGCTTCTGCAGCGTCGGCGGCTCCTCCTCGTGACAATCAAGCCCTGCTCCGAAGAGGTGGCCCTCGTTGAGCACCCGGATCAAGGCTGGCTCGTCAACGATACCGCCTCGCGCGACATTGATGAGGATCGAACCTGCCTTCATTGCCGTCAATTGTTTCGCGCCGATGAGCCCCTGGGTCTGGGAGTTGAGGGGGATGTGCAACGTCAACACATCCACGTGTGGAAGCATCTCCTCAAAGTTCTGCACTCGTGTATGCTCGATATCGCTCCAGGCCTCGGCCGGGGCAAACGGGTCGTAGGCCCACACCCGGGCTCCGAAAGCGCCTCGAAACATCGTagcgacggcggtgccgatTGCGCCCATTCCCAGTATCCCAATAGATTTGCCGGTGAGCGTCATGCCCATGCAGTGCTCTTTCCTGACCTCGTTGCCAGCCGCTTGCTTGACCGAGATGGTCCTCAGTTGCCGCGCGACGGCCATAGTGAGGGCGAGAACCAGCTCGGCGACCGACTGCGCGTTCACTCCCGGCGCGTTGCAGACGGCGATGCCCCtcgcgtcggcggcatccttgtcgatgatgtcgatgCCTGTGCCCTGCTTGCCGATGGCGCGGAGCCGGCGCGCCGATGAGATGTCTTGGGCGGTGATGATCTTTTCGCGGACGAGGATCGCGTCGGCGTTCTCGCGCCAGTTGGCGACTTCTTCATCTACGTGGAGGATCGTGTGGAAGTGGACTTGGCAGTACTTGACGGCCTCTTCGGGGAACTTTTCCAGGAGGTACATGGTGGGCTTCTTCTGGAGAGTCACCGTGGGTTCGCTGACCGCCTCGACAGGCGAGTCGATTCTGGATGGAGCCATTCTGGTATACGGTCAAGAAGCACAGGTGATATGAGAACGACGTGTAAGTGCCGAGGGATCGAAACGGCTAATGAGACCAATATGGGGTTGCGAGAAGACAGATGTTGGGGCTATTGAAGTGTGAAGGCCGACCTAGCCCGTCGAGCTCAGTCTTAATATACCTCACGCAACGCATATCCAGAGCACAAGCTACATCTTGGCCTCCAATTCCGGTCTCGGCCAGAGTATTCGTACAAGTTCCTTTACAAGCTCGGCAATATCAGCTCAAGCAGCACTACACTCAACGGACGACGGCTAGTTCGGCTCACTGACACGAGGACG
Protein-coding regions in this window:
- a CDS encoding D-3-phosphoglycerate dehydrogenase, coding for MAPSRIDSPVEAVSEPTVTLQKKPTMYLLEKFPEEAVKYCQVHFHTILHVDEEVANWRENADAILVREKIITAQDISSARRLRAIGKQGTGIDIIDKDAADARGIAVCNAPGVNAQSVAELVLALTMAVARQLRTISVKQAAGNEVRKEHCMGMTLTGKSIGILGMGAIGTAVATMFRGAFGARVWAYDPFAPAEAWSDIEHTRVQNFEEMLPHVDVLTLHIPLNSQTQGLIGAKQLTAMKAGSILINVARGGIVDEPALIRVLNEGHLFGAGLDCHEEEPPTLQKHQALWETGRVVSTPHIGATTKETVVKTATSAIDNVLRHLSSASNVS
- a CDS encoding Asparagine synthase; this encodes MCGITAAITLQRSGSFNGSNDGADSSGEHAALRQQLQKSLESIAHRGPDASGVWVSDDGTIGLGHARLAINDLSPDGVQPMHSDDGKIHAVVNGEIYDHDAIRERLIQDHGYKFKGHCDSEVLVALYKVYGAPGFFEHLRGEFSFVVYDENDGRVIVARDRFGIKPMFGTLQGEGASKRMLLTSEMKGFLALGWEPQWNVHGLLSGSSMQAHNTVFKDVWKLNPGTWMEVSPDGEVQHHQYWDPDFNDKRQEETRSVDDMIQEVRQRLIEAVKLRLRADVPVGIYLSGGIDSSVIAGIVTKLVREEGIKLGNQDATKRIHCFTIQFPEASGFNEADIAERSAEWLGVQILKKDMDEAALADNFADAVYHTEHHNFDLNSVGKFCLSTLPREHGVPVVLTGEGADEHFAGYPFVLPAFLMEPDAAWPQSTMTDEVRGDMFKEMSQDLKVMFDRIGMFEDESASGGSNTSMRLEPEWNAFSPWVRETYTAPPFAETAFAPEVLGKMMTKWHPLHTSLYLYTKGTLANMILTCLGDRTEMAHSIEARPPFLDHHLVEYVNNLPPSVKVAYLENAGGETGAVGTGASLWWKDLSPARQKLSEKWILKEAGKPFITQELYERRKHPYTAPLKWPRGGPIHKMMVDLISKDNIESLGFIEWDSAKRWLEEGFGDDASPRAFRKLICTASWVVLGQRFGVKTATKEQWCA